The Notolabrus celidotus isolate fNotCel1 chromosome 6, fNotCel1.pri, whole genome shotgun sequence nucleotide sequence AATGATCTGGTGGATTGTGATGATAATGaacaacattttctttctgCTTACTTCCAGATTTTGACATGAAGAAGGACATTGACACCTTGATAGCAGAGGAACGCGCTGAAATCATCTCTAAATATGACAAGGTAAGCAGATGCACAGGAGTGCTATCAATGACCTCTAACCCTGTTAGGTGTATTTAAACATCAAAATGACAAAACGTCAGTCAGAGAGATCTGAATAATTTGGCCTTTTGTTGCACAGACCACCGTTGTTCTGGATCCGATTTCAACCACTGCCTCGTACTGGACCATGAGCCAGATATCCTACAGTCACAGATAGCCACCATGTACAGAATCGGACACTATTAAACTGGGCAGTTGATGGTCTTTCTTGGACAGAGGGGTGTGAGTGGTGCCTGCAATGCTGGAGCTCAAAATAGACTCAGTCCCAACAGGCAGGGGAAATGGTGTTACGAAGAATAATCAACCAATGAATGACACTATGACTGTGAATGTTGTTGTGTAGTCCACAAATTAAGGCTTAATCACTGTAGAGCACTACTTAGGACTGAAAAAACAATAGCACTGCATCTGAAAGAGAGGACAGTTTCATCAGATCCAATTCTTTGTTCTCCATCTAatttttataactttaaaatgttcatctatTGTGCTTGTTTTTTTCGTCTGTCTTCTTAAACTTGTTGTGGTACGTTGTATTTCAGGGAAGGCAGGAGGGTGTCAACATCGACCCATGGGAAGATGCTGACTACAACATCTATAAGGTCACTGACCGCTTTGGCTTCCTGCAGTAAGTTACTGAATTTACCTCATTATAACACCTCAGCGTGTATCTAGACTATTTCTCCCCcacttcctctctgttctctctcatttttctcagattttaaAAGTGTCTTACCTTGGTGCTGAATATTGTCAGTTCCATTAATGTTCTTATTTCTAATACTGCtgtgcatttctttcttttctgctccAGTGAGAAAGAGTTGCCAACACCCAGTGCGCTTGAAGAGAAGGTATCAACTTTTACCCTGCAGAACAATGCCTGAAAGCATTTTCACTCCCTTTTGCACATACAGTGGACATTGACATTACTTTGTggtatgtttctctctcttcagcaaAAGCAGCAGGAGGTGGAGCGAGTGGAAAAATGGCTAAAGATGGTAAAGAACTGGGACAAGTACAAGAACAGTGAAAAGGTGTGTAAAAGTGTCCTGATGGCGGTCAGAAATACTCCAACTGTGTCTCAATTTAGCACTTGCTTCCcctgccttttttttgttggacCAAACCATATTATGTATTACTTCCATTtcagtttgactgttttctaTTCCTCTTTTAATCACAGCGCACTCCCTAAATGTCCCTCTGCTTAAGTCTAGAAAGTTGAAGCAAGTACTAATGCACATATGATGTGTCCTTTTCATTCAGCTTCATACCAGCAGCAATTATATGCAACCTCTGctctattcttcttcttattgaTGTGGGGAAGGTGGTCTTCTTAATGTTTAGAGTGTCTCTATTCATGTTGATCACACCTGTTTCAGTTGGTGAAGCGTGTGTACAAAGGCATCCCTCTGCAGCTGAGAGGCCAGGCCTGGGCTTTGCTGTTGGATATAGAgaaaatcaaaaaagaaaatgacgGGAAATATGAGGTAGGAATCTTGAAAAGTGATAactcttttaatattttcattcagTGAGGGGGTCAATTTTGGCTGGCTAACTTTAATGGCATGTCCCTCCTTTTCTGGCCCTACAGAAAATGAAGCTGCAGGCTCGTAGCTACTCAACTGAGATCAAACAGATTGACCTAGATGTCAACAGAACCTTCAGGAACCACATCATGTTTATGGACCGTTTTGGAGTCAAGTAAGTTCTTATCAAATGTGGGACAATTTAGTATTTAGTTTACATCCAACCATAATGATGATGTGAGAGGATTTCTTTATCCCTTATTTCAAACAAATGTAGCTTTTCTATCCAGTGGAGGCACATTGAAAACCTGAGTTGTTCGCATGAACCCTGTAGTCTTAATTCAAATAAGTACCTCCCTAATGTTACCGACTACTCCTCTAAAATGACACAGTTTTGGTAGCTTCTTCAACAAATGTCTGTAAACTAGTGTGCCGTATGGATATCTccaaagttcttgtttttgtttttctttgtcatcTCACATGTTCAGCTTTGCCCTTGCTAAGTATCTGCAGGGTGTGACCTCTAGCTTAAACCTTGAGGcagtcctacacacacacacacacacacacacacacacacacacacacacacacacacacacacacacacacacacacacacacacacacacacacacacacacacacacacactgaaacagtggtttcctcctctcctctctgtgttttattagccTTCCTGTCAGTGCATGAAGCCCCACAGGAAATGGCATTCATACAGAATGTGCACATGTACAAAATAACTCAGCCCACAGCATTAGACTGAGACAACGTACTAATATGACACTTGTATTTAAACAAAATATACTAAACATTCAACAAGTTAGTTTCGTAATAACTGTGAGTTTCTTACAGACACTGGTTTGATCTCATCAGTTCAACTCTGAGTGCTCTCCCCTCACTCTTTGTAACATACTTCCCCTTCAATTCAAAGCCACTGAGTacaaacacaccaaaacacTGCTCCATCCTGCTTGGCTGCCCACTCTTTCCCTGCAAGTCAGCAGCTGTCTTACTGAAACCAACACACTGACAGCTATTAAAAGCTCCTTTCCTGCCTCTGTCACCGTCAATAAGACACGTATTTACTATAGAGgcctgggggggggggcatcctACTCTGTCTACAATATGTTTGTAAATGCCCCTGCTCCTCTAACACATACACAATGGCTGCCTTGTGTTCACTGACTGAAACAGTTGAGACTCCAGATGTAATAAGCCGTGAAGCACACAACCCTGtagttaaaaaagttaaatgaaagCCGTGTCATGCAAGCACTAATATATCACATCAGTCCTCTCACACACGCTCTTTGTTTATACTCACGAGCTAAAGTTAAGGAccactggaaagagagagagagagaaaacgcACACTCAAAGATTGATACAAACACAACCAGGATGATATGGAGACATTTTCAGCCTCCCCAGAAATATTTGCAGCTGTTTTGGGTAGCTAGTGAAGATTGATGAAGGTTTATTTAGTGATGAGATCACTGAGGAATCATGTCTCAGTGCCTGACACACTGTTGTAGCTTGTGTGATTGTTGCTAAGGAACCACATCCTCGTTGTAACGGGCGGTTTCTCTGTTCCTCTTTCAGGCAGCAAGCACTTTTTCACGTCTTGGCAGCCTACTCTGTGTACAACACggtgagtttgtttgtgttaccAAAGGGTGTGTTACATAATGTGGGGGAGTCTTTGCAGGAAAAAGCAGTATGTTGGTGGCGCAACTGCTGCATGTTCATGAAGTGTGCTAGCTTCCACGTAACAAAAAGAGTATGTGCTTTCCAAACTGGTCTGATCAGGTTCTTGTTTTGAACCCCAAATGTTCTCTTAAATCACGTGTTTAAAGCGCTtttttttgacacagttgaaatctgtgatcattttatttgtatggtagaactcaactcaactcaactcaactttatttatatagcacctttcctacataaaaacatgtagcccaaagtgcttcacagaataacagagacagaaaacaacagcaatggtaaaatgataaaaggcatgattataaataaaatacttaaaaataagataaaatcaatacagtaaaattaataaaataagtgatagtggaaagaaaagttaaaaataaggcagCGTTAACCAGATcagttgaataaaataaatgaatagatgaataaataaagaattaaataagataaatatatggtGAAGCAATGATTCAAGTAATAatgcttaaaataataatacaaatgataaaaataataaaaataataatgcagtccagggctaaaaataaattactccacattaaaatctagattaaaaaggtaagtctcaAGTTTACttgtgagacacacaaggaacatttaGAAGTGCAACTCATTTATTGGAATACAGTAACTGCACATGTAAGTAGTCTGTATCTCATCACGTGCATGTACATTACGGTAATCCATATTTATTAATTCTTGTAACCGTCTGGGAGGGATAAAAATGTTTGGATCCAAAGATAGGCTTGTGTACAGAGCACTACATCTCCCCACACACAAACTCAAGCCAAGTCTGTTTTTCTGATTAAGCTCTGTAGTCAGTTCCTGCGTGTAAGAGGTGTTAGAGCCAGAGGAAATGGGCATGTGCTGTTCCTTTTTCCCTTCTCCCCTCTCCTCACACACGGCTCAGAAGAAACTGGGTCAGtaggagagacggagagacacagacagaggggGGGAATACTGTTTGTCCTTTTGCCTATGTGATAGCAGAGAAGAATGTGGAGAATGTGTAGTTTAACCTCAATGTTGCCCTAATAATGTTTACTGTATTTCCTTTAAAGGATACTAGAGAGTATCCATTTCTGGCTGTGCAATAAATCTGCCTTAATAAGGACAAATACCAAGTGTGTGCTCCGTTTTGGTAATCTTTGCTTGCCAAGAGCAATGAGTTTGAATCATAGTAGCGTCAAATTGGCGCTTCTACAAGTTGAAGACTTGACATGACTGAGACTGAATGTTGAACCACAGTAAATATTTGAACATCTTttggtttaaatgtttataataCTGAAGCTGCATAGACGGACGGTCTGGATGTGTGTGGTTTTAATTCACATGGGGGGCTGCACAGCCTGCTCCAGACCACATCAGACATTCAGGTGCACTTCTCCCTTCATTtctttatgtatgtatgtgcgtgcgtgtgtgtgtgtgtgtgtctattaaataataaattttTCCTCTCATTTGACCATTCTGTATAAATGAACCTGTGTCTTCTCCTGTGGTCCCCTAGGAGGTGAGCTACTGTCAGGGGATGAGTCAGATTGCTGCCATCTTGCTTATGTACCTGAATGAGGAGGACGCCTTCTGGGCTCTGTCTCAGCTCCTCACCAACAGCAAGCATTCTATGCACGGTGAGACATGGTAGACTGAAGACAAACTGGTTAAAAGTAGAGCTGATTGATGATAGTTTTTATGATTAGAAATACAAATATgtaaatgtgaagaaaacatttttttttctaaatttcaATCAGTGAAGCAGCTCCATCTAATGTCTTCTTATTAAATATAGTttttaactagggatgcaccgatcctactttttaggtcccgataccgatatcgatacctgggctttggtatcttgCGATACCGATACAagccgatccgatcccggtattgatttaacaatctctattccttcatgtgaggatagaatcatgttggcaacttcaggcttttctgactttgtaaaccaaaataaaatgaacatttttaacctgacagtatcattattcaagagattataaatgtgtaccagcagtttggtgagttaatcttcataaccaacagatattacaattacaattcaactgggcaaaaatgcacagaccggccggcgctgatggCTTAGAAGACACCCATGGCTGTTGTACACACAGAAAaccatagaactgagatgaatagatctgccatatggatcggcactatatatcggcctcTTGTCACAGATGTCCGATCTAGCTGGatctggccgatatccgataccaggattggattggtgcatccctattttTAACCTAAAGACATTTTCATATAAGTTTGTCTCAGTGTTACCCCCATAAGAATGATCTAAAGAAAATCTACACACTACAGTATTTGTGAATTCATACAGTGAATTCTCCAAATGTTTATATGATCAATGTAAATCCAAGATCAAGTTTTCTAGGCTCCCTGTATTAATTCTATTAGAAGATGTAATATGCCTCATGTTAAGACACTTTATGTTTACCACACAGCAAATATAATGTATGTTCTGCTGATTCTATCATTCTAGGTTTCTTCATCCCAGGATTTCCCAAGCTGCACCGTTTCCAAGCCCACCATGAGCGGATCCTCTCCAAAATGCTGCcaaagctaaagaaacatcttgTGAGTTCAATTGAATCTGTACTCCTGAGCTAATAAATTAGAAAAAGACCATGAGGTGCTTTTAGGTCAGAAAGTTACTTCTACATCCAAGAGGCTTAACTATTTTGAAAGTAAGATTTATAATTCAGTACAGAGTATGAAGAGTTAAATCTCATTAGaccatttttcatttattcttgCCCTGCAGGACAAGGAACAGATGACAACTGGGATTTACACCACCAAATGGTTTCTGCAGTGCTTCATTGACAGAGTGAGTGTTTGGATTTGCCAGATCTTCCCTGTTTACTTCTAGTCCCAGATGGAAAACTCAGTCATTAATCAGAACATGTCAGTGTATTCTATTGCTTTTACTTTTGGATAAAGAACTACCTCCCACTTAGTCTTATTATTCTTTAATGCTTCTATGTCTTATGTAACAGACCCCGTTCACCCTCACCCTGCGTTTATGGGACATCTACGtaatggagggagagaagacGCTAAATGCCATGGCTTATACAATCTTCAAGTTACACAAAAGTGAGTGTGACGCTGATGGACATTGTCTTCTGTGCCTTGTTGTGATAAAATGAGTCAAACCAACATCTTGCCCAGATACAGCCATGGCTGCTGGTGCTTTACCATTGAGTGTTACTATCTGGATTACATCGCACGCTGCTTCTCGCTTGGCTGCCTCCTAACTGGATGGCTTACATAATGCAAGTGGCCGGTTGCTGTGGAGAAGATTCAAAAGCTGGAATTTCATTGGGTGCTTGCTCTGGCAGCTCTAAAACAGTTTAATTACTGCAAAGCTACTCCTTTGGTTGTGTATTAGTAGTGTAATGTTAAACTTGTGTAACAGTACCGTATTATCCAGGTATGCAACACTGTCATGGAACCTCAGGAGGTTTTAGTCACCCTTTCTATGAGCTAACCTGCCTCTGTTTTGTATCTGGGCTGTCGTCCAATCAGAGCGCCTGCAGAGGCTTCAGTTAGAGGACCTGAGGGAGTttctccaggagcagctggctGTTTCTTTCTTCCTGCCTGACGATGTGGTGGTTGAACAATTACAGGCTTCTATGTCGGAGCTGCGCAGTAAAAAGCTAGACCAACCTCCCTCAGGTGCGGTTCTCCTTtctactcttttatttccttacTTTTCAGTTTAAAGCTTCATTCACCTTTTGATACATCTACACAACCTTAAAGAGGAtcatttataaatgtttttttgacaTACTCTCTTCAAATCCCTTTTAGCCAAGTCAGACGAGGTACCAAAGAAACCCCTGGGCCAAGAGAGACCAGTTCTCCTACGGCCTCTGCAGCCTGACTCTCCTCTGGAGGTGAAAATCAATCTGCAGCATCAAAGCCAACTCGACACAGTGACCCAGAGAACAGACAGCATGACCCCCTCCCGTCCTGAGCCCCAGCCCTCTACAACAGCTACTTTGCCTTCTCCTGAGCCCGTTGTAGTCCACACACAAAGAACACCGTCACCTCTGAGGCCTTGTAGAGCTGCTCCATTACCTCCAAAGGTGGAAAAACCCTGTGGTGAAGACAGGTTGGATGGAGATGTGAAAGAGTCTTTACCAGAGCTGAGCCATGTTGAAGATGGGTTGCAACAGGAGAGCCAGCCTGAAGAACCAGACTCCCAGGAGTACCCCATAGATTGGCCTCCCCCTTATGTGCCTCCTCCTCTGGAGGCTCTTGTCATGCAGCCTGAGGAGGTGATCATGGACCTTCCAGATCTGCCACCCCCTCCCTTATTTTACACTGAGCAGATTGACCAAAGTGTCCCAGAGACCCAGCACAGCTCTCCGTCCTCTCACTCAGCCTCCCCACTGGTCACTCAAAGGAAGCTATCGCCAAAACTTTCCCCTAAACCTTCCCCAAAACCCCCCACATCTCTGGACCTTACACAGAAAAAACCTCCTCCCTCAAAGCCTTCCCCTCCTGGTGCTTTCACcaagccctcctcctcctcctctcctagaCTTCTTCCCCCAAAACCAACCAAGTTCCCCGTCTCCCTATATGTCCCAGTGTCTGCGGGAGATCGACGGCCATCAAACACCTCCCAGTATGATAACCTTTCTGAGGCCGATGAAGATGATCGCTCCTTGGAGAGGCTACTGGGCTCCACACCTGAGGAAACTCCCAGCATGCTCAGCGAGCATCCACATACCATGAGCAGTGACTACGACCCTGCTCTCTACCCTCTGCCACCGCCGCCTGTGTTCATTCCTCCTtcaccctctcctcttcctccctcgctATGCGTTCTTCCCAGTTTGCCTCAGGAGCCAGAGTATGAAGGAGACGGCAGCTGGGTGGAGAACTCCATCATCCCCCCTCCACCGGCCAGTTTTGCTGACAGACTCAGTCCCTTCCAGTGTAATGCTGTCAGCTGTTCAGACGCACACAGAGCCACCTCGCCTGGTTACTCCAAGCCTTTCTCCAGGGGGCCCAGGGACCATTCTGCTTTTCCAGCACCCCTGTTGTACACAGGGTCTCCCCCAGGCCACTCTAGGCCTTCAGGACAGCCGGCAGTGGGGGTGCCCTTGGTGCGATCCAGCCCAGACTTTTGCAGGATGCCTCCAGGAGGACAGCAGCTGCCCAAATCAGTGACCTTTTGAATTTTCCAAGTTCTGTTCAAGTGTTACTGATTCCTCCTCCATGATTCAAACTCTGTTAAAGCTTGATTAGGTTTCAAAGCCATGTAAGAAGTAAAAGGCCAGTATCTATTCCG carries:
- the si:dkeyp-19e1.3 gene encoding USP6 N-terminal-like protein isoform X1, translating into MCSRRGFMRTAGEKRRDKRVQKLNRRRRSRREISPKDFDMKKDIDTLIAEERAEIISKYDKGRQEGVNIDPWEDADYNIYKVTDRFGFLHEKELPTPSALEEKQKQQEVERVEKWLKMVKNWDKYKNSEKLVKRVYKGIPLQLRGQAWALLLDIEKIKKENDGKYEKMKLQARSYSTEIKQIDLDVNRTFRNHIMFMDRFGVKQQALFHVLAAYSVYNTEVSYCQGMSQIAAILLMYLNEEDAFWALSQLLTNSKHSMHGFFIPGFPKLHRFQAHHERILSKMLPKLKKHLDKEQMTTGIYTTKWFLQCFIDRTPFTLTLRLWDIYVMEGEKTLNAMAYTIFKLHKKRLQRLQLEDLREFLQEQLAVSFFLPDDVVVEQLQASMSELRSKKLDQPPSAKSDEVPKKPLGQERPVLLRPLQPDSPLEVKINLQHQSQLDTVTQRTDSMTPSRPEPQPSTTATLPSPEPVVVHTQRTPSPLRPCRAAPLPPKVEKPCGEDRLDGDVKESLPELSHVEDGLQQESQPEEPDSQEYPIDWPPPYVPPPLEALVMQPEEVIMDLPDLPPPPLFYTEQIDQSVPETQHSSPSSHSASPLVTQRKLSPKLSPKPSPKPPTSLDLTQKKPPPSKPSPPGAFTKPSSSSSPRLLPPKPTKFPVSLYVPVSAGDRRPSNTSQYDNLSEADEDDRSLERLLGSTPEETPSMLSEHPHTMSSDYDPALYPLPPPPVFIPPSPSPLPPSLCVLPSLPQEPEYEGDGSWVENSIIPPPPASFADRLSPFQCNAVSCSDAHRATSPGYSKPFSRGPRDHSAFPAPLLYTGSPPGHSRPSGQPAVGVPLVRSSPDFCRMPPGGQQLPKSVTF
- the si:dkeyp-19e1.3 gene encoding USP6 N-terminal-like protein isoform X2 codes for the protein MEQVQKLNRRRRSRREISPKDFDMKKDIDTLIAEERAEIISKYDKGRQEGVNIDPWEDADYNIYKVTDRFGFLHEKELPTPSALEEKQKQQEVERVEKWLKMVKNWDKYKNSEKLVKRVYKGIPLQLRGQAWALLLDIEKIKKENDGKYEKMKLQARSYSTEIKQIDLDVNRTFRNHIMFMDRFGVKQQALFHVLAAYSVYNTEVSYCQGMSQIAAILLMYLNEEDAFWALSQLLTNSKHSMHGFFIPGFPKLHRFQAHHERILSKMLPKLKKHLDKEQMTTGIYTTKWFLQCFIDRTPFTLTLRLWDIYVMEGEKTLNAMAYTIFKLHKKRLQRLQLEDLREFLQEQLAVSFFLPDDVVVEQLQASMSELRSKKLDQPPSAKSDEVPKKPLGQERPVLLRPLQPDSPLEVKINLQHQSQLDTVTQRTDSMTPSRPEPQPSTTATLPSPEPVVVHTQRTPSPLRPCRAAPLPPKVEKPCGEDRLDGDVKESLPELSHVEDGLQQESQPEEPDSQEYPIDWPPPYVPPPLEALVMQPEEVIMDLPDLPPPPLFYTEQIDQSVPETQHSSPSSHSASPLVTQRKLSPKLSPKPSPKPPTSLDLTQKKPPPSKPSPPGAFTKPSSSSSPRLLPPKPTKFPVSLYVPVSAGDRRPSNTSQYDNLSEADEDDRSLERLLGSTPEETPSMLSEHPHTMSSDYDPALYPLPPPPVFIPPSPSPLPPSLCVLPSLPQEPEYEGDGSWVENSIIPPPPASFADRLSPFQCNAVSCSDAHRATSPGYSKPFSRGPRDHSAFPAPLLYTGSPPGHSRPSGQPAVGVPLVRSSPDFCRMPPGGQQLPKSVTF
- the si:dkeyp-19e1.3 gene encoding USP6 N-terminal-like protein isoform X3 gives rise to the protein MKKDIDTLIAEERAEIISKYDKGRQEGVNIDPWEDADYNIYKVTDRFGFLHEKELPTPSALEEKQKQQEVERVEKWLKMVKNWDKYKNSEKLVKRVYKGIPLQLRGQAWALLLDIEKIKKENDGKYEKMKLQARSYSTEIKQIDLDVNRTFRNHIMFMDRFGVKQQALFHVLAAYSVYNTEVSYCQGMSQIAAILLMYLNEEDAFWALSQLLTNSKHSMHGFFIPGFPKLHRFQAHHERILSKMLPKLKKHLDKEQMTTGIYTTKWFLQCFIDRTPFTLTLRLWDIYVMEGEKTLNAMAYTIFKLHKKRLQRLQLEDLREFLQEQLAVSFFLPDDVVVEQLQASMSELRSKKLDQPPSAKSDEVPKKPLGQERPVLLRPLQPDSPLEVKINLQHQSQLDTVTQRTDSMTPSRPEPQPSTTATLPSPEPVVVHTQRTPSPLRPCRAAPLPPKVEKPCGEDRLDGDVKESLPELSHVEDGLQQESQPEEPDSQEYPIDWPPPYVPPPLEALVMQPEEVIMDLPDLPPPPLFYTEQIDQSVPETQHSSPSSHSASPLVTQRKLSPKLSPKPSPKPPTSLDLTQKKPPPSKPSPPGAFTKPSSSSSPRLLPPKPTKFPVSLYVPVSAGDRRPSNTSQYDNLSEADEDDRSLERLLGSTPEETPSMLSEHPHTMSSDYDPALYPLPPPPVFIPPSPSPLPPSLCVLPSLPQEPEYEGDGSWVENSIIPPPPASFADRLSPFQCNAVSCSDAHRATSPGYSKPFSRGPRDHSAFPAPLLYTGSPPGHSRPSGQPAVGVPLVRSSPDFCRMPPGGQQLPKSVTF